DNA sequence from the Malus domestica chromosome 11, GDT2T_hap1 genome:
AAATTTAACTCTTCATTTATCTATCCCTAAACTGAAAAAAGTCAATTAACTTAATTCTAtaatcaaaaataatttttacctGAAATGTACCCCTATAAATAATTAGGattaaagataataaaaaacaattgagcacaaaatatttttttattaggattACAGTGATCAACTAGTACTACCATCTTGTGGTATTCTTCTTGTGAGATGTCTCATATTCAACTCACATAAATGTCGATAACGTAACATATTTGCATTGAGTTTGATACCTAAAGTAACTAACCTAAATATGTAATCTAGCCAAATCCTTCATTCCCTTATAGTAGGGTTACCCAGAATGTAACTTATCAAAGACTCAAAGTTATACGCATGTAGGGTGACCCAAAATGTGAACGATCGTATACGTGTTCCACAAATCTCCTTTTTTACACTATGAACCAAGATTAAAATATATTTAGCATTACCCTTatacttcaattatttttaacacTGATCATCTTGATTTCTGAGTTGGATTGCACAATCTCTAACTCTGATCCCATTAACTCTATTATTGTCCATACCACAAACACCACTATTATCATTAATCTTACTATACCTAATTATCAATCACTCGAAATctctttactttttttattgTCTATTTTCATCGTGCATGGAAATAATGctattgaaaaatgaaaaactggCGTACTTGTTGACACATTCTCTTACACATATTGAACACCATACAATAACAAAGTTATCTCTGTTAAAGGAGAAATTCTCGCTTGTCACCAATTCACTACGTAACAAGTGTTTGTTGAACCATTAGTTCACTTTTTGAACATGCGGGACGCGTTATTGTACAAGTGATGTCGTCAGGACTGTGCATTGTGTGCAAGAAAGTTTCTCCCGTACTAAAGTGTTAGCAATGGTGGATTGTCTTGTTAATTAGAGCCTTTCACTTCTATCCACTGCATTTGGTGTTCAAGATTATCTTTCACCACCATGGCTTAGGCATTTTACTTCTGCTTTGGTGGGTTTATACTCCCAAACCCACAGATTCGGGACAAATGAAACCCAGCAGAACCAAAACAATTGGGCCCAAAATCCGACGATCAGGCCCATTTTTGAAACCAAACAGATTTAGGCCCAATTATCAATAAAATTACAATTTTACCCACCACCTGGTTGAGCCAATTTCTCAGTATCTGCAAAGTTCCGCCGTCTCCTCCTCCCATAAACCTCGCAAAACCTTTGAGAACAGCGAAATGTTTCGGACCATTCTCCGACGGGCAGCCGGGTCGGGCGGCCCAAGACCCGACCCTTGGAGGCTGACGGCGACAATGAGCTACTCGACGTCCAAGGATACCATAGCCAAGAAGGCGAAGAAGACGGGCAAATCCAAAAACGACCCCTCAGCTACCGCCGGCGACGACGTATCGGAGACCGACGCGGCTCTCTCCGGTCGAAATTCCCGCGCACGCCAGCTCCAAGCGGACGAGAGGGACCCGTCGCTTGATGTGGGACCCAACGGCCGTCCTCTATTCACTTCCACTCCGACACTCTCTCAGCTCAGCCGCAAGGACACCTGCTCCTACTTCAAGCTCAagtaaaaccctaaaccctgatCGAAATCCGTAACGAAATCGATGTAGCTCTGTATCTGTGTTTGTATGTATTTGTTGGGATGTGAttgttttctttgatttgaagGATGGAGGAATTGAACAATGTTTTGCCCGAGGGGTTGCCATTGGGGATGGTGAAGGAGTTCGAGGATGCAATGCAGAGCGCGGTGCTCGTCCGCCAGAGCTTTCTCGATCTTCGTGACAATTTTCGAAGGATTGTGGACCCGCCATTGGACTCGGCTAGCAGCAAAGGTGTGTGCTTTGTGTTCCATTGGTTTTCATTTGATTGATCCTTTGCTTGTTTAGAGCTGGTAAAGTTTGGGACGAATGTTGTCATTCGGCACAGTTGAAAATGATCATCGTTGGTTGTAGCACAGTATGATCTAACTCGACTTTAAAGTTCCGGTTTCGATAACCATAGATTTCCGAGGGGTCATTATGCTAGAAAATTGTTAATCAATGGAGTTGAAGACTAGGAAGCTAAAAAATTGTATAAATTCTTTTGATTTCTTAATCTGATGAGGCCTCGTTATGCTTTTTATAGATTCTTATATATCCCTTTGTAGATAATCGATGCTGTAATGCATGTTTAGTTTCGTGTACATGTCAAACGATGGGTCACATGTAAGATGGCCTTATCCATGTGTGCCTTTTCAGGTACAAAAGCTCAAAAGCAGATTGTCTTGGACGGTCCCGTAAGCTGTGGAAAGAGTATTACTCTTGCAATGTTAGTTCAATGGGCTCGTGAGGAAGGCTGGTTGGTTTTATACGTCCCGAGAGGCAGGGAATGGACTCATGGAggctttttctataaaaacccaCAAACAGGTCTTTGGGACACACCTGTTCAGGCTGAAAATATTCTGAGGGTAAGATTGTGgagctttttattttctttattataaTATGCTATTAACTTAAACAGGATCAGTAATCTATGTAGGTTTACCTATGAAGGGATTAATCTTTGACAATTGAAAATAGTGCATAAACCTTATCTGTCTCAGTGATCATTCCTAAAAGAAATGATTATCATGGTTtatgtttgaaattttgaattaatGTGACGTAAATGATGGTTCTCTGTTCATTATGCAGTTCTTGAATTTCAGCTTTTGATCATCTCCATGGCTTTATGTTCATCTAATGTGTCATTTTATTCCAGGATTTCCTGAAGTTTAACGAATCCCATTTAAAACAATTGTCGTGCCAAATACTCGATCCTATTCCTTTGGGAGAGGGTGCTGGTGTTGGATGGATGAGAGATGGAACTGATTCCATGGCAATGCCCGAAGGTTCAACTCTATATGACCTAGTTAATTCAGGAATCAGGCACACTCATGCAGCTGTTGGAGTAGTGGTTCGTTTGAGGAAGGAATTATCTGTTGTGAAAAATATCCCCGTGCTTATTGCAATTGATCAGGTGCGACCAATCACTAGataattgataatttaatttattGGATGAATTTTGTTTCCGGAGCTGTGTTGTAAACTTTTGCTATATTTTTGTGCTCATTGTCTGCAGTATAATAACTGGTTTACGTTCAGTGAGTATGAAGAGCCAGTAACTGTTCGTTCTACTCGACCAATACATGCTAAAGAACTCGCTACGGTAGGTCCCCTATGTTTGGTTGAAATAATAATGTGCTGGTGTGTACTTGTAAATTGTAATCTTAATCTGTATGGACCATCAGAATATCCTTTCATCTATTTGTTTCTAGGTTTTGTATTACCGCTTCAAATAATCTTGTTGTCCTTCAGTGTGGTTCTTATTTGATTATTTCACTTATGCAATCAAGTTTGGGTGTACAAGGTGGTAGTAAGTTGTGGTTTGTctgcaatatgttgtatatcgGAAACTGATGTGCACATACGTGGTAAAATTCTTCCAGGTGAAGGCTTTTAGATCTATGCGAAATGATGACATGATGGTTGGCGCGTTTTCACATTCAACGGCAGTAGGAAAGCTTCGTCAAGACTTGCCAGATGTACCCGTAGATGCTCGTGTCAACCTATCCCGCTACACTTTAGATGAAGCAGCCGCTGTTTGCCATTACTACCTTAGGTATGCTAGTTAATGCTTGCCATGCGATACTCTTGCTGATCGCATATCTATTGCATGATTGTATGTTAGACTGCTTATATACTCCGGTTTAATTTGTTTTACCTCGGGTCATGCAAATGTCGGTCGAAATTAGTGaaatacaaatttttttaatggtGTAAGACACGGTTTGGTGCCCCATAATGGTAATGCATTAGAGTCTTTGGGTCAGTGTTTTTTAGATGCTTAAACTCGTCAGGGGCATCCTTCATGTCTAAAGCTTTTGTGATGTCTTTGGCCTGCAAACTTTTCACATTCTCAGCCTTCCCTGCTGTTTTCTATGGCAGACAGCGGCTTATTCGCCGTGAAGCATTCACAGAGGAAAACTGGAAGAAAGTATACTACTTGTCGAACGGAAATGGAGCAGAAATGAGATGGCTACTTCCTTTGATGCGGGCAGATAGTTAGTTCCTTTGAAGCAGGGAAATGGTTGTTCCTTTCGGAAAGGTGACAAGCGAATATGATTTTTGTATCACAGTAGTAACAGAAGACACAAACTGGCAGAGCTGCTTTTTTCGCCTCACGGCCCCTTTGACTTTGATCTTATTCAATCATAATGTGTTTTCGATCGAGGTTTGCACTCGTGATCATTGAACTTCTCGCGCGACCGGAGAAGTGTCTGAAGACGTTGTATCATATGTAGATCAGTTCACAATTTCATATGTATTTGAGAAACTAGTAACGTTTCTCGGTGTGTAGACATAAGACATTCCTACTCGTCTTAATAAATTGATCGGTTCACAATCAGAGGACGAGTGTGTTTGCTCCCACTGGACATAAAAGTACCTCTTTTGAGCAATATTGGCAATTTCAACTGGGAAAATTGCGAGTTTGGAAATAGTTAGGGCCAGCATCCAAAGTAACTCATTAATTACTTTGAACATACCAACCTTTAAACACTGCTCTTACATCTTAGGTGAAGCAAGATTCGGGTCACAATTCGTAATTTTATCTTtctttgaacaaacgatattatctacactaacaAAGAGGAGttgggtttagcctcacaatagactagcaataatgtggttcaaattcgcttgtGGTTGTAGCTGCTACGCTGCTCAACTTGAAACATGTAAGTTCATAACCCAGACAAGTAACTGGAAAATCCGAGCCAGTTTCAACCCTTCGCAAACGAAGACCACAATTTCTTTGAATGAAAAGCGAAAACCTAAACTACTTACTTGATCATTGATCTTTACCAAGTGATGCTGAAGTACACCATATTGCGCCTAACAGCTGACAAAGAAATATAATCCAACTCGTGAATGGGAAAAATGGTTGCAGAGCTCATAACCTACCGACCAACCAG
Encoded proteins:
- the LOC103447301 gene encoding uncharacterized protein: MFRTILRRAAGSGGPRPDPWRLTATMSYSTSKDTIAKKAKKTGKSKNDPSATAGDDVSETDAALSGRNSRARQLQADERDPSLDVGPNGRPLFTSTPTLSQLSRKDTCSYFKLKMEELNNVLPEGLPLGMVKEFEDAMQSAVLVRQSFLDLRDNFRRIVDPPLDSASSKGTKAQKQIVLDGPVSCGKSITLAMLVQWAREEGWLVLYVPRGREWTHGGFFYKNPQTGLWDTPVQAENILRDFLKFNESHLKQLSCQILDPIPLGEGAGVGWMRDGTDSMAMPEGSTLYDLVNSGIRHTHAAVGVVVRLRKELSVVKNIPVLIAIDQYNNWFTFSEYEEPVTVRSTRPIHAKELATVKAFRSMRNDDMMVGAFSHSTAVGKLRQDLPDVPVDARVNLSRYTLDEAAAVCHYYLRQRLIRREAFTEENWKKVYYLSNGNGAEMRWLLPLMRADS